A genomic segment from Nematostella vectensis chromosome 6, jaNemVect1.1, whole genome shotgun sequence encodes:
- the LOC5510564 gene encoding RCC1 domain-containing protein 1 isoform X3, with translation MISCQDNKALVYGFGFNVFGQITGGTNQGEDVVESPIPVRVKDAEKVIKIEASWSCTFFVKEDGSVDVIGVIPNSDSIVDIKTSLLPDKLCKDFSCGWNSAVLLTHSGECLAWKDFNVGVEKAALLNIDQKLVKVSVGDEHTIAISDKKQAFSVNPTSDGGNLMMLCTSISPSLKVDAASCGKEHVIILSAGSVFSYGGGSRGQLGHGLTDAETEPRRLEVLVGINIKCIAAGGWHSAVISDAGDVYGWGWNESGQVGIGDGIQCQMDPTPICFPASDEPNVVSVACGARHTAAVSDDAQVWTWGWGRKQKQKEELNKGYF, from the exons ATGATAAGTTGTCAAGATAACAAAGCACTAGTGTATGGATTCGGCTTTAATGTTTTCGGGCAGATAACCGGGGGCACAAACCAAGGAGAAGATGTGGTTGAATCGCCTATCCCGGTCCGTGTAAAAGATGCAGAAAAAGTTATTAAAATCGAAGCATCTTGGAGTTGCACATTCTTTGTCAAAG AAGATGGCTCAGTAGATGTCATCGGAGTTATTCCGAATTCAGACTCCATTGTTGATATAAAGACCTCACTTCTTCCTGACAAGCTCTGTAAAGACTTCAGTTGTGGCTGGAACAGTGCAGTTCTGTTAACCCATTCTGGGGAGTGTTTGGCGTGGAAAGATTTCAATGTTGGAGTGGAAAAGGCTGCACTCCTAAACATAGATCAGAAGCTTGTTAAAGTTTCTGTTGGTGATGAACATACAATAGCCATATCAG ACAAAAAGCAAGCCTTCTCAGTAAATCCCACATCTGATGGTGGAAATCTCATGATGTTATGTACCAGCATATCACCCTCTCTGAAAGTAGATGCAGCATCTTGTGGTAAAGAGCATGTTATTATCCTTTCCGCTGGGAGTGTCTTTAGCTATGGAGGAGGAAG CCGTGGACAACTAGGTCATGGGCTGACTGACGCCGAGACAGAGCCACGGAGGCTTGAGGTGCTTGTTGGGATCAACATCAAATGCATAGCTGCTGGAGGGTGGCACTCTGCAGTTATCAGTG ATGCTGGAGATGTGTATGGATGGGGCTGGAACGAGAGTGGTCAAGTTGGTATAGGTGATGGAATACAGTGTCAGATGGACCCCACTCCTATTTGCTTCCCAGCCTCTGATGAACCTAACGTTGTGTCTGTTGCATGTGGTGCACGTCATACTGCTGCCGTCTCTG ATGATGCACAAGTTTGGACATGGGGCTGGG gaagaaaacaaaaacaaaaagaggaattaaacaa gGGCTATTTCTGA
- the LOC5510564 gene encoding RCC1 domain-containing protein 1 isoform X2 — MISCQDNKALVYGFGFNVFGQITGGTNQGEDVVESPIPVRVKDAEKVIKIEASWSCTFFVKEDGSVDVIGVIPNSDSIVDIKTSLLPDKLCKDFSCGWNSAVLLTHSGECLAWKDFNVGVEKAALLNIDQKLVKVSVGDEHTIAISDKKQAFSVNPTSDGGNLMMLCTSISPSLKVDAASCGKEHVIILSAGSVFSYGGGSRGQLGHGLTDAETEPRRLEVLVGINIKCIAAGGWHSAVISDAGDVYGWGWNESGQVGIGDGIQCQMDPTPICFPASDEPNVVSVACGARHTAAVSDDAQVWTWGWGRKQKQKEELNKYVIFSIRRGVFCTECLIG, encoded by the exons ATGATAAGTTGTCAAGATAACAAAGCACTAGTGTATGGATTCGGCTTTAATGTTTTCGGGCAGATAACCGGGGGCACAAACCAAGGAGAAGATGTGGTTGAATCGCCTATCCCGGTCCGTGTAAAAGATGCAGAAAAAGTTATTAAAATCGAAGCATCTTGGAGTTGCACATTCTTTGTCAAAG AAGATGGCTCAGTAGATGTCATCGGAGTTATTCCGAATTCAGACTCCATTGTTGATATAAAGACCTCACTTCTTCCTGACAAGCTCTGTAAAGACTTCAGTTGTGGCTGGAACAGTGCAGTTCTGTTAACCCATTCTGGGGAGTGTTTGGCGTGGAAAGATTTCAATGTTGGAGTGGAAAAGGCTGCACTCCTAAACATAGATCAGAAGCTTGTTAAAGTTTCTGTTGGTGATGAACATACAATAGCCATATCAG ACAAAAAGCAAGCCTTCTCAGTAAATCCCACATCTGATGGTGGAAATCTCATGATGTTATGTACCAGCATATCACCCTCTCTGAAAGTAGATGCAGCATCTTGTGGTAAAGAGCATGTTATTATCCTTTCCGCTGGGAGTGTCTTTAGCTATGGAGGAGGAAG CCGTGGACAACTAGGTCATGGGCTGACTGACGCCGAGACAGAGCCACGGAGGCTTGAGGTGCTTGTTGGGATCAACATCAAATGCATAGCTGCTGGAGGGTGGCACTCTGCAGTTATCAGTG ATGCTGGAGATGTGTATGGATGGGGCTGGAACGAGAGTGGTCAAGTTGGTATAGGTGATGGAATACAGTGTCAGATGGACCCCACTCCTATTTGCTTCCCAGCCTCTGATGAACCTAACGTTGTGTCTGTTGCATGTGGTGCACGTCATACTGCTGCCGTCTCTG ATGATGCACAAGTTTGGACATGGGGCTGGG gaagaaaacaaaaacaaaaagaggaattaaacaagtatgtgatcTTTTCTATTAGAAGGGGTGTCTTTTGTACAGAATGCTTAATTGgttga
- the LOC5510564 gene encoding RCC1 domain-containing protein 1 isoform X1, translating to MISCQDNKALVYGFGFNVFGQITGGTNQGEDVVESPIPVRVKDAEKVIKIEASWSCTFFVKEDGSVDVIGVIPNSDSIVDIKTSLLPDKLCKDFSCGWNSAVLLTHSGECLAWKDFNVGVEKAALLNIDQKLVKVSVGDEHTIAISDKKQAFSVNPTSDGGNLMMLCTSISPSLKVDAASCGKEHVIILSAGSVFSYGGGSRGQLGHGLTDAETEPRRLEVLVGINIKCIAAGGWHSAVISDAGDVYGWGWNESGQVGIGDGIQCQMDPTPICFPASDEPNVVSVACGARHTAAVSDDAQVWTWGWGWYGQLGHGDRRTRTTPCALKLCSADLTTSVFERTVYCTKWTTFIQQKCLPRNSVQTCCS from the exons ATGATAAGTTGTCAAGATAACAAAGCACTAGTGTATGGATTCGGCTTTAATGTTTTCGGGCAGATAACCGGGGGCACAAACCAAGGAGAAGATGTGGTTGAATCGCCTATCCCGGTCCGTGTAAAAGATGCAGAAAAAGTTATTAAAATCGAAGCATCTTGGAGTTGCACATTCTTTGTCAAAG AAGATGGCTCAGTAGATGTCATCGGAGTTATTCCGAATTCAGACTCCATTGTTGATATAAAGACCTCACTTCTTCCTGACAAGCTCTGTAAAGACTTCAGTTGTGGCTGGAACAGTGCAGTTCTGTTAACCCATTCTGGGGAGTGTTTGGCGTGGAAAGATTTCAATGTTGGAGTGGAAAAGGCTGCACTCCTAAACATAGATCAGAAGCTTGTTAAAGTTTCTGTTGGTGATGAACATACAATAGCCATATCAG ACAAAAAGCAAGCCTTCTCAGTAAATCCCACATCTGATGGTGGAAATCTCATGATGTTATGTACCAGCATATCACCCTCTCTGAAAGTAGATGCAGCATCTTGTGGTAAAGAGCATGTTATTATCCTTTCCGCTGGGAGTGTCTTTAGCTATGGAGGAGGAAG CCGTGGACAACTAGGTCATGGGCTGACTGACGCCGAGACAGAGCCACGGAGGCTTGAGGTGCTTGTTGGGATCAACATCAAATGCATAGCTGCTGGAGGGTGGCACTCTGCAGTTATCAGTG ATGCTGGAGATGTGTATGGATGGGGCTGGAACGAGAGTGGTCAAGTTGGTATAGGTGATGGAATACAGTGTCAGATGGACCCCACTCCTATTTGCTTCCCAGCCTCTGATGAACCTAACGTTGTGTCTGTTGCATGTGGTGCACGTCATACTGCTGCCGTCTCTG ATGATGCACAAGTTTGGACATGGGGCTGGG GGTGGTACGGACAGCTCGGACATGGGGACAGACGGACAAGAACAACTCCATGTGCTCTCAAACTCTGCTCTGCTGATTTGACTACTTCTGTTTTTGAAAGAACTGTTTATTGTACAAAATGGACTACATTTATTCAGCAGAAATGTTTACCAAGGAACTCTGTTCAAACTTGCTGTTCCTAA